From the Musa acuminata AAA Group cultivar baxijiao chromosome BXJ3-1, Cavendish_Baxijiao_AAA, whole genome shotgun sequence genome, the window AAACCTACCTCTCGTCAATAGGGTGTAATTCCTCGTTCCTACCATTGCTAAGTTTGGCTAAGAGAGAAACaaaagagagaaatccctccccttaaataggaggaggtgagtctccattaaagaaaatttattttattttcatatttatttaatataaattatttctatttaatatactaatatgATATCACCCTACTTGGAAtatttaatagttatttcctaattcgtattaacaaataaggaaatagattaatatttcctaaattacaatggcaagtaaggaaaaaaattaattactaacttaattatttgatttgattacatttctccccttctATAAAAAAATTTGGTTCCCAAATTTAGctcaccttaatagaatagatgaagaTACTGCTCTCgcttatcttcttctctttccctcattgcctcttggtctgggtgttgccaacaaatatttaccaaaggtataattttattcCTTAGAATATATTCTTTCCTTTCTAAGATCTGGGTTGGTCGTTCTCTAAAAGTAGCATCATCTCttagttgtagaggttggtaagatatgacatgtgatagatccctgatatatcttcgaagtatacacacatgaaatatatcatggatactaGCCAAAGctgggggcaatgccaatctataCGCCACAGACCCGGTCTTttataagatctcaaatgggccaatgaatcttggggctaacttccccctttgaccaaacctcataactcccttggttggcgacacttttaagaagacgtgctcaccaacttcaaactctagatctcttcgccttcgatctgtataacttttctgatgactttgagctgttaataatctttgacaTATAATTCGAACATTATCagtatctttttgaattaattgaggtccTAAAAGCTTCTGTTCTCCTATCTCATCCCAATATATAGGTGATctacactttcttccataaagggcttcaaatggagccatctgtatactagaatggtaactattattataaaaaatcttAATTAGGTATAAGTGCATATCCTAACTCCCACCAAAATCCAAagtacatgctcttaagagatcttcaagagtttgtattctcCTTTTAAATtagccatcagtttgggggtgaaaagttGTATTAAACTTTAACTATATGCCAAAGATTTTTGTAAACTTCCCCAAAACTTAGAGGTGAACCttagatctctatctgagataatgctaattgACACCcgaataatttccttaatatataagcttgctagtttatccaatgaatacttcttattaaaagggaggaagtgagcagatttagtaagtttgTCTACTACTACCTAAATTCTGTCATATCGTTTCGCAGTTTTGGGTAATCCTGTTACAAAATCCATAATGACTTGCTcctacttccattcaggaatcgaaatcctaagcaatttccccataggtactcgatgttctatcttcacttgttggaatatcaaacatttagaaacaaactctactatatctctcttcaAACCACGGCACCAATAGTTTTgacgtaaatctcgatacatcttagtagtcccgggatggatattaaattttgatctatgtgcctcctccaaTAATTAAATCTTTACTAAATGGCTTTCGgaaacacaaagtcgattgtagaatgtaatagaaccatcttcggcttggaggaatttggGTCTAAATCCTTGAGCTATCTCCTTAATTATCATCTAAatatatgtatcttccttctgacattatttaaccttttccaccaaatatgAATGTGTCATCAGacacgcaagaaaacctttatttgtctccgataaaagtttaagttttaagtctgctaactccatCATCATAGAATTTCtttaaatattcatataggctataagactataggtatttttgcttaaggcatcagcaactacattagccttCCCAGTatgatagttgatattaaaatcataattcttTAGAAAATACAACCATCttttttgtctcatatttaaatctttctgtacgaaaatatatttgagactcttatgatctgtgaagattttaaAAGTCTGTctatagagataatgcctccaaattttcagtgcaaaaatgatagctcatAGCTCTAAGTCAtaagtaggatagttcttcttgTGAGGCTTCACTAAGATAAGAGCAtcggttaatttcttcttcaattcctaaaaactttgttgacatttatcatttcatatgaactttatatatgtttttgtgtgatatttcttcttcaattcctaaaaactttgttgacatttatcatttcatatgaactttatatatgtttttgtgtgatcaacgatgctgctatttttgaagtcttctacaAATCTACTATAGTATCCGACCAAACCCAAgaagatttttattattttaaacattattatatcatttttatgtatgatttataaattatgtCATATTTTAATGTGATATAGAACATTACATTTGatttatacatcataacattatatGTATGTTGTACGTATTAACATCCATTACATAATAATTGTTATTCACTATGTTCACAATATACCATATAGCTTGTGTTTGAGATCAGATCTTAGAAGTTCAGAACTTTTAAGTTGTTCTCCattgtttaagtttttttaatgacATCTTTTATGAATCTGCTAACCAAATTATTCACTTCTGTTTGTGCTtcagttttctttcaaaaaaagaataagagatttgccataaagacttcacaaagaaagtgttttataatctctctctctacaaAAGAATTTAGCACTCTATAAAGTTAAATGGACTAACAAAATTTTGCTGCTCAAGAGATCAAATAACCAGGAAAACACAAAACAGAGAGAAGACCAGTACTGGGTGGAGTGCACCATCAAATAAAGTAGTATCCACCTCATCCCTACTTAGAGAGAAACATAGATTCAAGTCATCCCAATTGCCTCCAACAATCTTCTGCTGCTACATGGTGGAGTTTGGTGTCAAAATGAGGTGGCTTGAGTTCAAGAATTGGCAGGGATTTCATGGAGCAAATGACTCAACAATGTGATGTCAGGAGGCACAACCAGACCAAACAATGGTGTTCCTGCTGATGTGTCTCATATGAGGGTGTCATTAGAGAACAACTGCATCAGGTTGTGAAGAGCTTCAGGATAAAATTTCCTAGCAAACAAGTAGCAAAGTCTCTTCATTCCATTCCACAAACAAGGTTTCGCTGTCACCACTTtctgcaaaataaataaataaatacatgattgATATAAACAAAAAACAACTCAATACTACTGTTGAGGTTGGTCTTTGATTATAAAACACTGGAAGGACAGTTAAATAGCAGATTTGGTGTACTCaagtttgagtgattagtttctctTCCGGATTGTGTTGTATAATTGTTAGCTGAAAACAGATAGCAGCAAAGATTTTGTGACGATAAATACAAGTCAAACatggaaagaaaatgaaattctTGTAGTATTAGTTATGATTCGGCATGAATTAACCAGATTGTTACAGTCGATGGCATTAAACAATTATTTAATAGCTTCAACAGTAACATTATTCGGAATACTGCATAGTCGATCACTTTGAACAATTATCCGATATTCCAACATAGTATACATGCTTGCCACGATTTGTAACccattgttgttattatttttaagCATGACTTAACCTTTTAGTATGCAGAATTTGCATAATGGGTAAGAGATAGTAAAGGACCAAATAATACTAtctaaacaaaaatgaaaatagatGCTTTTGGTGCTTTGGAGTTCAATCCTCCAACTAGTGAACATGCTGAGAAAATATTTGACTTGTTTCAACAGACATGATTATTTTCTTACAAGTCATACCGGCTTCTAATTGAGTAGTTCTGTTTCATCCATccgcatatttttttattagcttCTCTGAAGGCTTAGATAGTAGGTCATCAATCCCTCCATATTTGTTCTGTGCCTCACGCACGTATCATGCTACTCTATATGATTGCATAGTGTTTTAAAGGTTTTGGTTGACATAACCATGTAGAACAAGCATTTTCTTGCAAAGTCCTACCACTTACCACTATCTACGACAAAAATACAAGAATTTTAGATGGATATATGCAACATGTTCCAATTTCCTATTATAAGCTTCGTTCAACCTAAGCACATGAATATACTGAAGTAACTCGGAGGAAAAGAAAAACTATAGAACATGGCGGTCAGCTTGCAAAGATTAAGTTACTTTTGCCTAATCTGATGTTCTTTCGGTGATTGTGACAACTATAGAGAAAGCAAATCAGGAAAAGGTGAACGAGGAAAGAATCAGCATATACGAACACAAGTTCTAAAAGATTTACCTTCTCATCATTGGTGAAATGGTAACTCTCATCAATAGACTGTCAACAAAACCCATATCAGCCAATAAGAATTTAGAGGCATCTGGACATTCTAAAGTATGAATTTTTGAAAGAGAGAATGCTTACTGAAATGTTCTTCAGGAGCTCAAAAGTGACATCTTGTGCTCGATATGCTTTTGGATGCCACTTTCCTTCAGACCAATCAACATGTATTACGGACCAATTGGCAATTCCAATAGGATCCACCATCTGTAGGGTCGAAATGTCCTGTCTGGTTATTGATACTATTAAATTCCCAGATAAGCTATTACTTAGGAAAGCCAAAATGCAAAATGATCTAATGTACTTACATTCAATAGAGTTGGAAGATAGTGTTCATCAGCATAGCAGTTGCGACTATCAAAACCTGGCTGAGGTCAAGAAGATAGTGTTCATCAGCATAGCAGTTGCGATAGTGTTCATCAGCATAGCAATTCCAAGAACCTACATTGTGAAGTAAATTAGATCCACAAACAGTGGAGGTAATAAGAGACTCATTACAGCAAACAAGAAAACCAAAAACTTACCTTGCGGAGTTTCCGGGGATCCTTAACAACAAGTCTGAGAAAGTCTTCAACTGTAAAGAGTCCATATTTATTCAACCTCTTATGGAATGAACCATCCTTACCAATCTTTTCCAATCTCCAGACTTCATCTTTCAATTCAGGTGGATAGTGTTTCTTGTCCACTATAAACATCAGAAAGAAAACTTAGGTAAATGGAGAAAAAGAAACCAAAGATAGTGCAAAGCTGACCTACATTCCCCTCTGTGGTCCTTTCAGTGAAAGCTTCTGTTTTCGCTTCACGGACTCGAATACCATCACAAAAACCTGAAGCAATCTTCAGTCCAAGCCTAAATTTCCTACTCCGTATCCAACTAGAATTGTCTGGAAATGTGAGCTCTCCAAGGGTTCCTATACCTTCTTTCCATGAGACGTATAAGTCTCCAATCAAAAGAGACCTTTTTCCTTCGCGTTCTTTCACTACATGACTATCAAACTCTTCTTCTGTCCAATCATCATTGTCTTCATTGCTAAAATCACCCTCAAGGACTACAACTTCTAGTTTTGCAGATGACTCAGGTCCTGATGTGACAACATGGCCAGTGTTTGCATCAATCAACACAACATGAATTTCAGCTCCCTGTtccccttctacttttcctccagtaAAATGGGATAAGGATAGTCTTGTTCGGAAATGAAGCTGGAGATTTCTTCCATCAGGACCTTCAATTTGCTTCGGTGAAGACCTGCATTTCTTGAATTCAGAAGGATCCTAAAAGAATATTACATAAGTAGAAATTATTCATGTAAAGAATTTTCATAGTTGGTTAAACCATAATTTCCCACCAACTGTGAACACTGAGGGAAACTTGATAAATTGGAGAACAAGAAGATTGAAGCAAAACAACAAGCAATAATGCTAGTCTTTATTCATAAAGCACCTAATCCAGGAATCGAAACAAGCATAAATAGTCAAAGATGCATATTAGGCATAGGATAACTCATATGTCCAAGTGGTAGGGCTGAGTTGCAGGACCAATTCTGAAATTTGATGATTCCAAGAATACCCTTAAAACTATTAAATCTGGAAAATTACCAAATCTACCCCTCAGAGAAATGATGCTGCGACAATGAACTTCTCATAGGCTAGAAGATGAATTGGTGAACTTCTTATAGGCTAGATGATGAATCAGTTCTTTACTATCGGTAGATAAAAATGAAGCTAATATTTCTTCAAACAATAAGCAACAAACTGAAGGAAATAATCTTTCTTAGATGTGCACATCAATTACTGGGAAACATCACAACTAACAAGCAAAGACTAACAAGATGGACTGAAATTGAATGGCTTGAATATGATAAAGCAAGTCTTAAAGTTAGGTTTGTGCAGAGTTCTATTAATTCTTGTTTGAGTTAATTAGATTAATTGGCCTATTCTCAATTTACAAGGCAATATTATCACAACTTTAGaacatcttcacaaagctagatatCATTAGACATGAGCTTATTTAGTTGTATTCCACTTATGAAATTTTTGTAATTGATTGGGTACTTTCTGATTATGATCTTTATCCGATTTGGTCAACTACCTTTATTACCTACTTTTATCCCTAAGGACACCTATCTTTTATAGGAACAGTATGTGATTAGACTTAAAACAGAAAGATGTGCAGCAAAGATCATTCTTACAGAATGCATTTTCATCAAACAAATTTGGTAACCCAGTCATAACTTACTCTTTGTTCTCCTCATGTTTCACTTCTTTCGTCAGACTTCATTATTTCTGCTGTAACAGAAAAGTTTGTTCCTGTTTTCTTATAACTTATTACCTTGCAGACTTTTGCTTCATATTGCTGTTTGTGATGTAATGCACTCTTCACTTACTATAGTCTCCCCAAAGCAATCCGATAGTGACAGTGGCACACAAAACAAAATCTAAGTCCAAGATTAAAAAGACAGCTACTTGGTCACAAAGGGATGAAGAAACATTACCGCTTGTATAATCATAAAGATTGTATGaaaatcataatcatagtgtgtttgcATGACTTTATGCAGCTTTTTTTGCTAAACCAAGCAAATGTTaataattttgttttccttttaatataaGATACATAAAATTCTCGGTAGGAAAATAACATCAGGATAGGTATTGAGACAATTCTGTTAGACTATTGAACACTACCTTTCAAAACCCAATAGATACATTTGCACCATTTATCTCATTGAGGCCTGTCAACAACTTAATGTTATTGCCTCTATTGCAATAATTATGTTAAATATTTTGCCCCTCCCTAGCCTCCATATAGGCATGAGACTCATGCCTATATATGTCTATAGTAGCTTCTGAAAAATAGACTACAATCTGTTAAGCAGAATGACCATAAATTAAAATTCTAGCAATCAGACTCTAGGACAacaatttaaaaatcataatatacagCTGTTATCTTTCTCAACCATCCTTCATTTCATTAAATTTAAACACTTGTTATGCAGCCTGCAACAAGTTCACAAGAAACTTGACATGCTTTCAGATATTTTACCCGAAAGATTGTATCAGAAAGCATGGCAACATAACTATTTGGTTACAACATCTTAGTCACTTATAATTCCATGCagaggaaaaaaaaatccaaaataagtTCATTCTCAAAGAATCCATCTGAttcatgatgtatgatgtcataaTATGTCTTACCTTCCACCAATTTTTGGAGGACTTAGCTTTGCTAAGGCTCGTTCAACTTCTTCACTGACCTAATGAAGCACCATACAGCATCAGATTGTCAAGTAGAAACATCAGATATTGCTCATAAATAGGGTCCATTCAGAATATAGAACTTCTAGACCAAAAAATTGAAAGTTCATAGAAGGTGAGTTATCAATTtcatagaaaaggatcaagaaTAACTTTTAGGGGCCATGTTTCAACATCCAACAGAGTGAGAAAACAACACAATTACGGAATACAGAAACGAAGTTTTACAAATCACATCATATATCCGAAGCAATCAGACAAAAAGAAAGAGATACTTTacaccaaggttcgccgtaccgtactgtaccggcgtttcgacccgggctcagtaccggtacggtatggtatactgctcggtacacccaggtgtaccgagcggtacactcaggtgtaccaagcactgtagcagtgctacagtgctacagtgcactgttacagtactcggtacgggcggaccggtaaagggcggtccgcgtactgctagcctgtcggaccggtacgtaccgcccataccgggcggtacagtccggtacggcaaaccttgctttACACTAACTTAAGAATAAAAGGATTCAAACAATCTTAAGCATTAATTATCTGACCAAACTATAGATATCCTACGGTCCAGCACATGAATCTAATATAATACCATTTATCCTAGCAAAATGGGCCTAAATTTTCCTTCTAGACTTCAATTCTTTTGTAATATTCTTAATTTTTGGAGATTTAAGATACCCCGGCCATAGAAATTATGTGGGCAAACATATGATTCCCACAAAGGATTCACAATGAAAGAAATTCTCTCCCACAAAAATTGACCACAGATCACTCGAACATCAAATTCGGTGATCCTAAATACTAGATTTTTAACAGAATACTAGCAAATTAGGTATATAAAGAAAATCACAACCAATTCGCACTGTAAACACTAAAAATCTTCACCAATCTGAGATCATGCGACCAAACCAAAATCATTAAACCAGTAAAACTGATCTTATTGTGCATAAAAATGGCAAATTCCAGTTCCAGTTAATTCTTGTCAACAAAAGATAGGATCCTAACATAGTACTCCATTCCGACCGATGACAAAACAATGGCATGGTTCTCGTCGATGAGCTCCTCCAAGTTTCCAATGCTCATCGGCGACTCCCAGAGATCATTGAACTTGGAGCGGTCCTCCTCGTTCTTCTCCTCTAGGGAACGGAGGCGTTCCTGATTGGCGGCGAACTCCTCCTCCATGAGGAGGTATTCCTTGAcatgctcaaccttgaggatacGTAAGTGACACTTAGATAGCGAGGTGACGATGGGGAGCCAGGAAACAACCTAAGAACCCTTCTGCCTGCATTACTTGCGTCTGACTCGGGACGACGACGCCGCCGGCTCAAACTTTTGTCCTTTTTGTCGCCATCGTGCTTCCTATCACTGGGATGCCCCTAGTTCCCAATGCCTCCGGGGGTTCCTTGGCACATGGATCTTAGGGTTTTAAGGAATCCCACCAAGAGAGTTCAAGATCAGGAGTAAAGATTAAGGGTTTGGCTTCGAAAGAAAGGCGGTAAAAAGAGAAGCCGATCTCAGTTCTTATTTGACTTCATAGCGATACAAAATTATAAATACACCCCTCTAAATATAGTTATTATCCTTGTAATTTTAAGGTACCATCCAATCACCATCTATTTAAATCTTAAGATTCTAACTTacatcaac encodes:
- the LOC135629270 gene encoding calmodulin-binding protein 60 D-like → MEKIEKNSLRSKMLEGYLMSCIFQTNQECSLCLNRSIDAAVALLVSEEVERALAKLSPPKIGGRSSPKQIEGPDGRNLQLHFRTRLSLSHFTGGKVEGEQGAEIHVVLIDANTGHVVTSGPESSAKLEVVVLEGDFSNEDNDDWTEEEFDSHVVKEREGKRSLLIGDLYVSWKEGIGTLGELTFPDNSSWIRSRKFRLGLKIASGFCDGIRVREAKTEAFTERTTEGNWTRNTIHLN